Proteins found in one Neurospora crassa OR74A linkage group II, whole genome shotgun sequence genomic segment:
- the rrp3 gene encoding RNA-dependent RNA polymerase: protein MEVYIRNLPQGLSERSLTAHLKPFMDNLGIRHYDCNKRSNQPFGKVIFITAREALNFIAKHPRLYIMNQQAECRVSKPQPKDLKNLVNGILYEAEEKERRKKAWEENTSNNARPARTPTLALDADVLDCGHWSYIDGNLTFITEWSSSLRVSAKFAKHDLVITSLAESQVSIPYRYIHELVWSNGGHVAVTLAHAPTFLSPPIPLLRPGQPKRMRLEACDSNHAKVSKFCLVYHFKVSDKHLKQNQGSYRGSDFRTAINGLNEQEMFWVTHYTFAIQTTSPQDAYAVAVDRLRAALLEYEGRDTLPYSLLFNLQALVYMSYLHPTTVLKLAKRLADMFETARRSGQRQDPISVDAFKDLFKTIDWPSPSLSSAEELAQFEVEGIIEHLKKTEKRMREGYTLRLNEEIPPGLTKIYRALVTPTRIELHGPELEAKNRILRKFPEHQDHFLRVQFAEEDGQDLFFNSAVSMDAIYQRFKDVLTNGISVGGRVYRFLGFSHSSLRAHSLWLAAPFIYDGKLQLASNIIEDLGDFRNIMSPARRAARIGQAFSETPYSVSLYDHGIDVIRQRDVKRNERVFSDGVGIISQGALEVIHREIPESKGYPNCLQVRWAGAKGMLALDARLTGRQICIRDSMEKFRSRDEEHLEICDMASKPIPLMLNRQMIKILEDMRAPAQWFLELQEKELQRLRAITDNVQNVATFLKLQCVGDSVHLSQFLKDLDKMNIDYRRDQFLRGIVEAVVLRELRLLKHKARIPVPYGVTLFGVMDETGLLREGEVYVTFETVDGRFKDPPTAGPVVVTRSPALHPGDIQIAHNAIPPAGHPLRELKNCIVFSQNGERDLPSQLSGGDLDGDTFNVIWDQSIVATLRTFAAADYPRVEPLKLNREVESKDMADFFVEFMKADHLGVIAVRHMILADERNEGTLDADCLKLAALHSKAVDFSKSGIHVDITELPRPPMYRPDFLVNGPDIKIHDKSTIDMEEQYLRQDDDDGDDTPRYKYYKSDKILGRLFRAVDEKKIWTKNIKLEVPSGGVPFWKEVESSLLKRVRGIGQVQWQHRLDEARRICESYEDGIKDAMVEFADSPTQPLKELEVVMGFILNKKGIQSRRQRDKSSKLSDAFARITKMVTNVLRPSTPPEEATSELHALELCLACFYVAGEKKSQPQESWKRQIATGLESFRLVAGSALLLEIKAQEQKIRLRHAARSGGFVGVRGGSRVAGRGGRGGHRQPARVDVNTAAEAATLQTADTGAAFGLGSPSSTSAPTTPSSGSNYTPSSGSDMRDGIFNSPTGPYAGYQPELVHAQAGARTAGTSGGQVPSAAPANMPVRLAPADKVAHLAALYAQMQIYQRH from the exons ATGGAGGTCTACATCAGGAACCTTCCTCAAGGCCTTTCCGAGAGAAGCTTGACAGCTCATCTGAAGCCGTTCATGGACAACCTTGGCATCCGTCACTACGACTGCAATAAACGGTCCAACCAACCCTTTGGGAAAGTCATCTTTATCACTGCCAGGGAAGCGCTGAACTTCATCGCGAAGCACCCTCGTCTTTATATCATGAATCAGCAGGCTGAATGCAGGGTCAGCAAGCCCCAGCCAAAGGATCTGAAGAACTTGGTCAACGGCATTCTTTACGAGgctgaagaaaaggaaaggcgAAAGAAGGCGTGGGAGGAGAATACGAGCAACAATGCCCGGCCTGCACGCACGCCAACTTTAGCACTTGATGCCGACGTTCTTGACTGCGGACATTGGTCCTACATCGACGGCAACTTGACCTTCATCACCGAGTGGTCGTCCTCCCTGCGCGTCTCAGCAAAGTTCGCCAAGCACGACCTCGTCATTACCTCTTTGGCTGAATCTCAGGTATCTATCCCATATCGATATATCCACGAACTCGTTTGGTCGAATGGTGGACATGTCGCTGTCACTCTCGCACACGCCCCTACGTTTCTCTCGCCGCCAATTCCATTACTTCGGCCCGGGCAACCCAAGAGGATGCGCCTCGAGGCATGTGATAGTAACCACGCCAAAGTATCAAAATTCTGCCTCGTCTATCATTTCAAGGTTTCGGACAAACATTTAAAACAGAACCAGGGTAGCTACAGAGGGAGTGACTTCCGTACCGCCATTAATGGACTGAATGAGCAAGAAATGTTCTGGGTCACGCATTATACATTCGCCATTCAAACCACATCTCCGCAAGATGCATATGCAGTTGCAGTTGACAGGCTTAGGGCGGCTCTTCTGGAGTACGAAGGTAGAGATACGTTGCCTTACAGCCTGCTCTTCAATCTCCAAGCGCTGGTGTACATGTCGTATCTTCATCCGACAACCGTGCTAAAGCTAGCCAAGCGCTTAGCTGATATGTTCGAAACGGCCCGACGCTCAGGTCAGCGGCAGGATCCCATTTCGGTTGATGCCTTCAAGGACCTCTTCAAAACCATCGACTGGCCGTCGCCGAGCCTCTCGAGCGCAGAGGAGCTCGCTCAGTTTGAGGTCGAAGGGATTATTGAACACTTGAAGAAAACGGAGAAACGCATGCGTGAGGGCTACACCCTGCGGTTAAACGAAGAGATTCCTCCCGGTCTTACCAAGATCTATCGGGCACTTGTCACACCAACCCGAATCGAACTTCACGGGCCTGAACTGGAAGCCAAGAACAGGATCCTTCGAAAGTTTCCAGAACACCAGGACCACTTCCTTCGAGTCCAGTTCGCCGAAGAGGATGGACAGGACCTCTTTTTCAACTCGGCGGTTTCCATGGACGCCATATATCAGAGATTTAAAGACGTCTTGACCAATGGCATCTCAGTTGGTGGACGGGTTTACAGGTTTCTCGGCTTCTCCCATTCCTCCCTCCGAGCACATAGCCTTTGGCTAGCGGCGCCTTTCATATACGACGGTAAATTGCAATTAGCTAGTAACATCATTGAGGATTTGGGCGATTTTCGCAATATCATGTCGCCAGCGCGACGTGCGGCACGCATAGGCCAGGCCTTTTCAGAGACACCATATTCCGTTTCGCTCTACGATCACGGTATTGATGTGATAAGGCAAAGGGACGTCAAACGCAACGAACGCGTGTTCAGTGATGGCGTTGGGATAATTTCGCAGGGTGCCCTCGAGGTGATTCATCGCGAGATTCCCGAATCCAAGGGCTATCCCAATTGCTTACAGGTTCGATGGGCTGGAGCAAAGGGCATGTTGGCTCTCGATGCCCGGCTCACTGGGAGGCAAATCTGTATCAGGGATTCCATGGAGAAGTTCCGCAGCCGTGATGAGGAACATCTCGAAATATGCGACATGGCTTCCAAGCCAATTCCTCTGATGCTGAACCGTCAGATGATCAAAATTCTCGAGGACATGCGCGCCCCTGCCCAGTGGTTCTTGGAGCTTCAAGAAAAGGAACTCCAACGTCTGCGGGCAATCACGGATAACGTCCAGAACGTGGCAACCTTTCTCAAGCTGCAGTGTGTCGGAGATTCTGTACACCTCAGCCAGTTTCTCAAAGACCTTGACAAAATGAACATCGACTACCGGAGAGACCAGTTTCTTCGCGGTATTGTCGAAGCTGTCGTGCTTAGAGAGCTGCGCTTGCTCAAGCACAAGGCTAGAATCCCGGTTCCCTATGGCGTTACTCTGTTTGGTGTCATGGACGAGACAGGCCTATTGCGCGAAGGCGAAGTATACGTGACTTTTGAGACCGTGGACGGTCGCTTCAAGGACCCTCCCACTGCTGGCCCCGTTGTGGTGACCAGGTCTCCAGCCTTGCACCCTGGAGACATCCAGATTGCCCACAATGCCATTCCACCGGCAGGGCACCCTCTCAGAGAACTGAAAAACTGCATCGTGTTCAGTCAAAACGGTGAACGTGACCTGCCTAGTCAGCTGTCGGGCGGTGACTTGGATGGCGACACTTTCAACGTGATCTGGGATCAAAGCATCGTTGCCACGCTCAGAACTTTCGCGGCGGCCGATTATCCACGTGTCGAGCCCTTGAAACTGAACCGCGAGGTCGAGTCAAAGGACATGGCTGACTTCTTCGTGGAGTTTATGAAAGCCGATCACCTGGGGGTAATTGCGGTTCGGCACATGATCCTCGCGGACGAACGCAATGAGGGAACGCTGGATGCAGACTGTCTCAAGCTGGCAGCATTGCACTCTAAAGCGGTTGACTTCTCCAAATCGGGGATTCACGTGGATATCACCGAGTTACCAAGGCCACCAATGTATCGGCCTGATTT CCTGGTGAACGGGCCAGACATTAAGATCCACGATAAGTCCACGATTGACATGGAAGAGCAGTACCTTAGgcaagacgacgatgatggagacGACACACCGCGGTACAAATACTACAAATCGGACAAGATATTGGGACGTCTTTTCCGTGCCGTGGATGAAAAGAAGATATGGACCAAGAACATCAAGCTGGAAGTCCCATCGGGTGGTGTTCCGTTttggaaggaagtggaaTCATCCCTGTTGAAACGTGTTCGCGGTATTGGACAAGTGCAGTGGCAACATCGTCTTGACGAAGCCCGCCGAATCTGTGAATC TTACGAAGACGGCATAAAAGACGCCATGGTAGAGTTTGCTGACTCTCCGACCCAGCCCCTCAAAGAGCTGGAAGTTGTCATGGGATTTATCCTAAACAAGAAAGGCATTCAGAGCAGGCGGCAGCGAGACAAGTCATCAAAGCTGTCGGACGCGTTTGCCCGCATAACCAAAATGGTGACAAATGTATTGCGTCCCTCCACTCCGCCTGAGGAAGCTACATCGGAGCTCCACGCATTGGAGCTCTGCCTTGCCTGCTTTTACGTGGCAGGTGAGAAGAAAAGCCAACCCCAAGAATCCTGGAAGCGTCAAATCGCTACAGGCCTTGAAAGCTTCCGGCTTGTGGCGGGTTCGGCCTTGCTTCTCGAGATCAAGGCGCAGGAGCAAAAGATCAGGCTTAGACACGCCGCTAGAAGTGGTGGCTTCGTCGGTGTCCGGGGAGGGAGCCGCGTTGCAGGTCGGGGAGGTAGGGGAGGCCATCGGCAGCCCGCTCGTGTGGATGTTAACACGGCGGCTGAGGCGGCGACCCTACAAACCGCCGATACTGGTGCTGCGTTTGGTTTGGGCTCACCAAGCAGCACGTCAGCGCCAACGACCCCGAGCTCCGGATCCAACTACACGCCCAGTAGTGGGTCGGACATGCGAGATGGCATTTTCAACAGCCCTACAGGGCCATACGCAGGCTATCAGCCGGAATTGGTACATGCACAGGCTGGCGCAAGAACAGCGGGCACTTCAGGAGGACAGGTGCCAAGTGCGGCGCCTGCAAACATGCCAGTTAGATTGGCACCTGCGGACAAGGTGGCCCATCTTGCAGCTCTGTATGCGCAGATGCAGATTTACCAGAGGCATTAG